Proteins encoded together in one Gadus chalcogrammus isolate NIFS_2021 chromosome 18, NIFS_Gcha_1.0, whole genome shotgun sequence window:
- the LOC130370926 gene encoding CDK5 regulatory subunit-associated protein 3-like isoform X1 translates to MENIQNIPIDIQTSKLVDWLVDRRHCNLKWQSSVMEIRKKINTAIQDMPENEEIKHLLAGSYIHYFHCVRIVEILKGTEASSKNIFGRYSSQRMKDWQEILSLYEKDNAYLAEVASLLSRSVSYEGPALRKQVAKAQQQQQDLTRREVECQSSSADLRERYYAACKQYGITGENVARELQALVKDLPTVLEETGREASRLEEHIQLYTVFTNFVSDWSEPVLPLLTFAQKKGNTTFYEWRTGHAPVVVDKPVMDEAPADTVTEETINWGDFGDGTETQEVNFGITAEDGVDWGISLDSDSKDDEGGIDWGESGEAPIEIEVLDGGTDCPEGVARGEDALTILENPQSRNQFIDELMELETFLAQRLSEMGENADVVAMSQFQLAPTIIQGQTRDHIQDLQAVVSDLLRRLTSLRMQHLFMILASPRYVERVSETLRQKLKQADILVLKRATMADNRQKALEEQAKLEPRIDLLAKTTRELQKLIEADISKRYNNRPVNLMGVNV, encoded by the exons ATGGAG AATATACAAAACATTCCTATCGACATACAAACCAGCAAGCTTGTGG ATTGGCTAGTCGATCGACGACATTGTAATCTGAAATGGCAAAGTTCAGTCATGGAGATTCGGAAGAAGATCAACACTGCCATCCAAGACATGCCAGAAAATGAAGAAATAAAGCATCTGCTTGCTGGCTCCT ACATCCACTACTTCCACTGCGTGAGGATTGTGGAGATACTGAAGGGAACAGAGGCTTCCTCCAAGAATATCTTTGGCAGATATTCTTCTCAAAGGATGAAG GACTGGCAGGAAATCCTGTCCCTTTACGAGAAAGATAATGCCTACCTGG CGGAGGTGGCCAGTCTGCTGAGCCGCAGCGTTAGCTACGAGGGCCCTGCTCTGAGGAAGCAGGTGGCCaaggcccagcagcagcagcaggacctCACCCGGCGCGAGGTCGAGTGCCAGAGCTCCTCGGCCGACCTGCGGGAACGCTACTACGCAGCGTGCAAACAGTACGGCATCACG GGAGAGAATGTGGCTCGGGAGCTTCAAGCTCTGGTCAAAGACCTCCCCACCGTCCTGGAGGAAACAGGCCGAGAGGCTTCAAGGCTGGAGGAGCACATCCAACTCTATACTGTTTTCACAAACTTTGTCTCAGATTG GTCTGAGCCAGTCCTGCCTTTACTTACGTTTGCCCAGAAGAAAGGTAACACAACGTTCTATGAGTGGAGGACCGGCCACGCTCCTGTGGTCGTGGATAAGCCTGTAATGGATGAGGCCCCGGCTGATACGGTCACCGAGGAAACG ATTAACTGGGGTGACTTTGGCGATGGAACAGAAACTCAGGAAGTGAATTTCGGTATCACGGCTGAGGATGGAGTGGACTGGGGAATAAGTTTGGATTCTGACTCAAAG GACGATGAAGGTGGCATTGACTGGGGCGAAAGTGGAGAAGCGCCAATCGAAATTGAAGTATTAGATGGCGGAACTGACT GTCCAGAGGGTGTTGCAAGGGGAGAGGATGCCCTCACGATTCTGGAGAACCCTCAGTCACGGAACCAGTTCATCGATGAACTCATGGAG CTGGAGACCTTCCTGGCGCAGAGGCTGAGCGAAATGGGCGAGAACGCCGACGTGGTCGCCATGAGCCAGTTCCAGCTGGCCCCCACCATCATCCAAGGCCAGACCCGGGACCACATCCAGGACCTGCAGGCAGTGGTGTCCGACCTCCTGAGGCGGCTGACCTCCCTCAGGATGCAGCACCTCTTCATGATTCTGGCTTCACCCAG GTATGTTGAGCGTGTGTCCgagacactgagacagaagCTGAAGCAGGCGGACATTTTGGTTCTGAAACGCGCCACGATGGCGGATAATAGGCAGAAAGCTCTGGAAGAACAGGCCAAGCTGGAACCCCGTATCGACCTGCTGGCAAAAACCACCCGTGAGCTTCAGAAACTG ATTGAAGCAGACATTTCAAAGCGATACAACAACAGACCGGTAAACCTGATGGGGGTGAATGTGTAG
- the LOC130370926 gene encoding CDK5 regulatory subunit-associated protein 3-like isoform X2 yields MEIRKKINTAIQDMPENEEIKHLLAGSYIHYFHCVRIVEILKGTEASSKNIFGRYSSQRMKDWQEILSLYEKDNAYLAEVASLLSRSVSYEGPALRKQVAKAQQQQQDLTRREVECQSSSADLRERYYAACKQYGITGENVARELQALVKDLPTVLEETGREASRLEEHIQLYTVFTNFVSDWSEPVLPLLTFAQKKGNTTFYEWRTGHAPVVVDKPVMDEAPADTVTEETINWGDFGDGTETQEVNFGITAEDGVDWGISLDSDSKDDEGGIDWGESGEAPIEIEVLDGGTDCPEGVARGEDALTILENPQSRNQFIDELMELETFLAQRLSEMGENADVVAMSQFQLAPTIIQGQTRDHIQDLQAVVSDLLRRLTSLRMQHLFMILASPRYVERVSETLRQKLKQADILVLKRATMADNRQKALEEQAKLEPRIDLLAKTTRELQKLIEADISKRYNNRPVNLMGVNV; encoded by the exons ATGGAGATTCGGAAGAAGATCAACACTGCCATCCAAGACATGCCAGAAAATGAAGAAATAAAGCATCTGCTTGCTGGCTCCT ACATCCACTACTTCCACTGCGTGAGGATTGTGGAGATACTGAAGGGAACAGAGGCTTCCTCCAAGAATATCTTTGGCAGATATTCTTCTCAAAGGATGAAG GACTGGCAGGAAATCCTGTCCCTTTACGAGAAAGATAATGCCTACCTGG CGGAGGTGGCCAGTCTGCTGAGCCGCAGCGTTAGCTACGAGGGCCCTGCTCTGAGGAAGCAGGTGGCCaaggcccagcagcagcagcaggacctCACCCGGCGCGAGGTCGAGTGCCAGAGCTCCTCGGCCGACCTGCGGGAACGCTACTACGCAGCGTGCAAACAGTACGGCATCACG GGAGAGAATGTGGCTCGGGAGCTTCAAGCTCTGGTCAAAGACCTCCCCACCGTCCTGGAGGAAACAGGCCGAGAGGCTTCAAGGCTGGAGGAGCACATCCAACTCTATACTGTTTTCACAAACTTTGTCTCAGATTG GTCTGAGCCAGTCCTGCCTTTACTTACGTTTGCCCAGAAGAAAGGTAACACAACGTTCTATGAGTGGAGGACCGGCCACGCTCCTGTGGTCGTGGATAAGCCTGTAATGGATGAGGCCCCGGCTGATACGGTCACCGAGGAAACG ATTAACTGGGGTGACTTTGGCGATGGAACAGAAACTCAGGAAGTGAATTTCGGTATCACGGCTGAGGATGGAGTGGACTGGGGAATAAGTTTGGATTCTGACTCAAAG GACGATGAAGGTGGCATTGACTGGGGCGAAAGTGGAGAAGCGCCAATCGAAATTGAAGTATTAGATGGCGGAACTGACT GTCCAGAGGGTGTTGCAAGGGGAGAGGATGCCCTCACGATTCTGGAGAACCCTCAGTCACGGAACCAGTTCATCGATGAACTCATGGAG CTGGAGACCTTCCTGGCGCAGAGGCTGAGCGAAATGGGCGAGAACGCCGACGTGGTCGCCATGAGCCAGTTCCAGCTGGCCCCCACCATCATCCAAGGCCAGACCCGGGACCACATCCAGGACCTGCAGGCAGTGGTGTCCGACCTCCTGAGGCGGCTGACCTCCCTCAGGATGCAGCACCTCTTCATGATTCTGGCTTCACCCAG GTATGTTGAGCGTGTGTCCgagacactgagacagaagCTGAAGCAGGCGGACATTTTGGTTCTGAAACGCGCCACGATGGCGGATAATAGGCAGAAAGCTCTGGAAGAACAGGCCAAGCTGGAACCCCGTATCGACCTGCTGGCAAAAACCACCCGTGAGCTTCAGAAACTG ATTGAAGCAGACATTTCAAAGCGATACAACAACAGACCGGTAAACCTGATGGGGGTGAATGTGTAG
- the LOC130370943 gene encoding proline-rich protein 15-like protein A produces MADPSWWKLTFTRKKKSEAKVLYEIPADHDSNTGKKSEQSPGSGPAPGSTGPMDSQLSARLEKIVDKSATKGRHVKVSHSGRFKEKKKVRSTLAENPNLFPEHSLGSENQKNTKHTEK; encoded by the coding sequence ATGGCCGACCCCAGCTGGTGGAAGCTGACCTTCACACGGAAGAAGAAGTCGGAGGCCAAGGTTCTGTACGAGATCCCCGCTGACCATGACAGCAACACGGGGAAGAAGAGCGAGCAGAGCCCCGGGAGCGGGCCGGCCCCCGGCTCCACGGGGCCCATGGACAGCCAGCTCAGCGCCCGGCTGGAGAAGATCGTGGACAAGTCGGCCACCAAGGGGCGCCACGTCAAGGTGTCCCACTCGGGCCGCTTCAAGGAGAAGAAAAAGGTTCGCTCCACGCTGGCAGAGAACCCAAACCTCTTCCCCGAGCACAGCCTGGGCAGCGAGAACCAGAAGAACACCAAACACACTGAGAAGTAG
- the LOC130370921 gene encoding endoplasmic reticulum membrane sensor NFE2L1-like isoform X2: MLYLKKYFTEGLIQFTILLSLIGVRVDVDSYLSNQLPPLREIILGPTSAYTQTQFHNLRNTLDGYGIHPKSVDLDQFFTTRRLLNQVRQLDRLSVPSTELNAWLVHRDQETVVSAASQSSPSITLDNGAGLEDLSSPDVTPAMRGGGGAPESTYNPIAADSSLGAVAPEHSQEQGTRDGNDDLTKEDIDLIDILWRQDIDLGAGREVFNYSHRQKDSEEEKPRPEESKEGREAQESWRNGVNLQEASPVDGETGESIPEQECLRLLEATFPFGEESEFPAPVVAPEIGTANEEAPSTSQGLPLAPPLAPLLAPPLAPPLAPPLPHAEPQLDLEQQWQDIMAIMELQAMEVNSNSVDTSPSSSSSPEAAASEPTPMATFGPYSRSTLINQDVSLHQASLPSCSQDFPPLFTPQLDATSSAPRPTMLRLSSSNSSNINSSFGATNLTGLFLPPLINGTNNVTSTPVLPDPFSTLLEDSMLDEISLLDLAMEEGFSQAQTSQLEDELDSDSGLSLDSSHSPASPSSSETSCSSAASSSSTSATFSEEGAVGYSTDSEAATAETDEGAVGGYQPGYSKLCRMSYQEFQGLPQLDNISHNHTYNLPLSSPFSDHPELPFSTGKKTVRDKQSGKMQPPQDLLDKQSSRDERRARAMKIPFSNEKIINLPVEEFNELIAKHHLSEAQLALIRDIRRRGKNKMAAQNCRKRKLDTILNLEQGVHELRRDKTRLQKEQMECVSSLRQMKQKMQSLSQVVFAQLRDEEGRPYPPSEYSLQYGADGSVLIMPRSIAAAQPNRKPEKKQKDKKK, translated from the exons ATGCTTTACTTGAAAAAGTACTTCACAGAGGGCCTGATTCAGTTCACCATCCTTCTGAGTCTCATTGGGGTGCGTGTGGACGTTGACTCCTACCTGAGCAACCAGCTACCCCCTCTGAGGGAGATCATCCTGGGCCCCACCTCCGCCTACACCCAGACCCAGTTCCACAACCTGCGCAACACGCTGGACGGCTATGGCATCCACCCAAAGAGTGTGGACCTGGACCAGTTCTTCACCACCCGCCGGCTACTGAACCAGGTGCGCCAGCTGGACCGCCTCTCTGTGCCCAGCACCGAGCTCAACGCCTGGCTCGTGCACCGCGACCAAGAGACTGTGGTATCTGCCGCCAGCCAGTCGAGCCCCAGTATCACCCTGGACAATGGGGCCGGCCTGGAGGACCTGAGCAGCCCTGACGTTACCCCGGCcatgaggggaggaggtggggcacCTGAATCCACTTACAACCCAATCGCAGCGGACAGCAGTCTGGGGGCCGTGGCCCCTGAGCACTCCCAGGAACAGGGCACCCGGGACGGCAACGATGACCTCACAAAAGAG GACATTGATTTGATTGACATCCTGTGGAGGCAGGACATTGACCTTGGTGCAGGTCGAGAAGTGTTTAACTACAGCCACCGGCAGaaagacagtgaggaggagaagcccCGCCCGGAGGAGAGCAAAGAAGGCCGTGAGGCCCAGGAGAGCTGGAGGAATGGGGTGAACCTGCAGGAGGCCTCGCCCGTGGACGGGGAGACCGGGGAGAGCATCCCCGAGCAG GAATGTCTGAGGCTGCTGGAAGCCACCTTCCCTTTCGGAGAAGAGTCTGAA TTTCCCGCACCGGTTGTCGCCCCAGAGATCGGGACAGCCAATGAAGAGGCTCCCTCAACGTCACAGGGTttgcccctggctcctcccctggctcctctcctggctcctcccctggctcctcccctagcTCCTCCCCTGCCCCATGCTGAGCCACAGCTGGACCTTGAGCAGCAGTGGCAGGACATCATGGCCATCATGGAGCTCCAG GCAATGGAGGTGAACAGCAACTCGGTGGACACCAgccccagcagctccagcagcccCGAGGCAGCGGCCTCAGAGCCCACCCCGATGGCAACCTTCGGCCCGTACTCCCGCTCCACCTTGATAAACCAGGATGTGAGCCTTCACCAGGCCTCTCTGCCCAGCTGCAGCCAGGACTTCCCCCCGCTCTTCACCCCCCAGCTGGACGCGACCAGCAGCGCCCCGAGGCCCACCATGCTCCggctgtcctccagcaactCATCCAACATCAACTCCTCCTTCGGAGCCACCAACCTCACTGGGCTCTTTCTCCCGCCTCTCATAAACGGCACTAATAACGTCACCTCCACTCCCGTGCTGCCCGATCCGTTCAGCACCCTACTAGAAGACTCCATGCTGGATGAGATCAGCCTGCTGGACCTCGCCATGGAAGAGGGCTTCAGCCAGGCCCAGACCTCCCAGCTCGAGGACGAGCTGGACTCTGATTCGGGTCTGTCCCTGGACTCTAGCCACAGCCCGGCATCGCCGAGCAGCTCGGAGACCTCGtgctcctccgccgcctcctcctcctccacctcggccACCTTCTCAGAGGAGGGCGCTGTGGGCTACAGCACCGACTCCGAGGCCGCCACTGCCGAGACGGACGAGGGCGCCGTCGGGGGATACCAGCCCGGCTACAGCAAGCTCTGCCGGATGAGCTACCAGGAGTTCCAAGGCCTGCCGCAGCTCGACAACATCAGCCACAACCACACCTACAACCTGCCGCTCTCCTCGCCGTTCTCCGACCACCCCGAGCTGCCCTTCTCCACCGGCAAGAAGACGGTCCGGGACAAGCAGAGCGGCAAGATGCAGCCGCCCCAGGACCTGCTCGACAAGCAGTCCAGCCGGGACGAGCGGCGAGCGCGGGCCATGAAGATCCCCTTCTCCAACGAGAAGATCATCAACCTGCCCGTGGAGGAGTTCAACGAGCTCATAGCCAAGCACCACCTGAGCGAGGCGCAGCTGGCGCTCATCCGCGACATCCGCCGGCGCGGCAAGAACAAGATGGCGGCCCAGAACTGCCGCAAGCGCAAGCTGGACACCATCCTGAACCTGGAGCAGGGCGTGCACGAGCTGCGGCGCGACAAGACGCGGCTGCAGAAGGAGCAGATGGAGTGCGTCAGCTCCCTCCGGCAGATGAAGCAGAAGATGCAGAGCCTCTCCCAGGTGGTGTTCGCCCAGTTGCGAGACGAGGAGGGCCGGCCCTACCCCCCCAGCGAGTACTCCCTGCAGTACGGCGCCGACGGCAGCGTGCTCATCATGCCGCGCAGCATCGCCGCCGCCCAGCCCAACCGGAAGCCCgagaaaaaacaaaaggacAAGAAAAAGTGA
- the LOC130370921 gene encoding endoplasmic reticulum membrane sensor NFE2L1-like isoform X1, which yields MLYLKKYFTEGLIQFTILLSLIGVRVDVDSYLSNQLPPLREIILGPTSAYTQTQFHNLRNTLDGYGIHPKSVDLDQFFTTRRLLNQVRQLDRLSVPSTELNAWLVHRDQETVVSAASQSSPSITLDNGAGLEDLSSPDVTPAMRGGGGAPESTYNPIAADSSLGAVAPEHSQEQGTRDGNDDLTKEDIDLIDILWRQDIDLGAGREVFNYSHRQKDSEEEKPRPEESKEGREAQESWRNGVNLQEASPVDGETGESIPEQECLRLLEATFPFGEESEFPAPVVAPEIGTANEEAPSTSQGLPLAPPLAPLLAPPLAPPLAPPLPHAEPQLDLEQQWQDIMAIMELQVLAMEVNSNSVDTSPSSSSSPEAAASEPTPMATFGPYSRSTLINQDVSLHQASLPSCSQDFPPLFTPQLDATSSAPRPTMLRLSSSNSSNINSSFGATNLTGLFLPPLINGTNNVTSTPVLPDPFSTLLEDSMLDEISLLDLAMEEGFSQAQTSQLEDELDSDSGLSLDSSHSPASPSSSETSCSSAASSSSTSATFSEEGAVGYSTDSEAATAETDEGAVGGYQPGYSKLCRMSYQEFQGLPQLDNISHNHTYNLPLSSPFSDHPELPFSTGKKTVRDKQSGKMQPPQDLLDKQSSRDERRARAMKIPFSNEKIINLPVEEFNELIAKHHLSEAQLALIRDIRRRGKNKMAAQNCRKRKLDTILNLEQGVHELRRDKTRLQKEQMECVSSLRQMKQKMQSLSQVVFAQLRDEEGRPYPPSEYSLQYGADGSVLIMPRSIAAAQPNRKPEKKQKDKKK from the exons ATGCTTTACTTGAAAAAGTACTTCACAGAGGGCCTGATTCAGTTCACCATCCTTCTGAGTCTCATTGGGGTGCGTGTGGACGTTGACTCCTACCTGAGCAACCAGCTACCCCCTCTGAGGGAGATCATCCTGGGCCCCACCTCCGCCTACACCCAGACCCAGTTCCACAACCTGCGCAACACGCTGGACGGCTATGGCATCCACCCAAAGAGTGTGGACCTGGACCAGTTCTTCACCACCCGCCGGCTACTGAACCAGGTGCGCCAGCTGGACCGCCTCTCTGTGCCCAGCACCGAGCTCAACGCCTGGCTCGTGCACCGCGACCAAGAGACTGTGGTATCTGCCGCCAGCCAGTCGAGCCCCAGTATCACCCTGGACAATGGGGCCGGCCTGGAGGACCTGAGCAGCCCTGACGTTACCCCGGCcatgaggggaggaggtggggcacCTGAATCCACTTACAACCCAATCGCAGCGGACAGCAGTCTGGGGGCCGTGGCCCCTGAGCACTCCCAGGAACAGGGCACCCGGGACGGCAACGATGACCTCACAAAAGAG GACATTGATTTGATTGACATCCTGTGGAGGCAGGACATTGACCTTGGTGCAGGTCGAGAAGTGTTTAACTACAGCCACCGGCAGaaagacagtgaggaggagaagcccCGCCCGGAGGAGAGCAAAGAAGGCCGTGAGGCCCAGGAGAGCTGGAGGAATGGGGTGAACCTGCAGGAGGCCTCGCCCGTGGACGGGGAGACCGGGGAGAGCATCCCCGAGCAG GAATGTCTGAGGCTGCTGGAAGCCACCTTCCCTTTCGGAGAAGAGTCTGAA TTTCCCGCACCGGTTGTCGCCCCAGAGATCGGGACAGCCAATGAAGAGGCTCCCTCAACGTCACAGGGTttgcccctggctcctcccctggctcctctcctggctcctcccctggctcctcccctagcTCCTCCCCTGCCCCATGCTGAGCCACAGCTGGACCTTGAGCAGCAGTGGCAGGACATCATGGCCATCATGGAGCTCCAGGTATTG GCAATGGAGGTGAACAGCAACTCGGTGGACACCAgccccagcagctccagcagcccCGAGGCAGCGGCCTCAGAGCCCACCCCGATGGCAACCTTCGGCCCGTACTCCCGCTCCACCTTGATAAACCAGGATGTGAGCCTTCACCAGGCCTCTCTGCCCAGCTGCAGCCAGGACTTCCCCCCGCTCTTCACCCCCCAGCTGGACGCGACCAGCAGCGCCCCGAGGCCCACCATGCTCCggctgtcctccagcaactCATCCAACATCAACTCCTCCTTCGGAGCCACCAACCTCACTGGGCTCTTTCTCCCGCCTCTCATAAACGGCACTAATAACGTCACCTCCACTCCCGTGCTGCCCGATCCGTTCAGCACCCTACTAGAAGACTCCATGCTGGATGAGATCAGCCTGCTGGACCTCGCCATGGAAGAGGGCTTCAGCCAGGCCCAGACCTCCCAGCTCGAGGACGAGCTGGACTCTGATTCGGGTCTGTCCCTGGACTCTAGCCACAGCCCGGCATCGCCGAGCAGCTCGGAGACCTCGtgctcctccgccgcctcctcctcctccacctcggccACCTTCTCAGAGGAGGGCGCTGTGGGCTACAGCACCGACTCCGAGGCCGCCACTGCCGAGACGGACGAGGGCGCCGTCGGGGGATACCAGCCCGGCTACAGCAAGCTCTGCCGGATGAGCTACCAGGAGTTCCAAGGCCTGCCGCAGCTCGACAACATCAGCCACAACCACACCTACAACCTGCCGCTCTCCTCGCCGTTCTCCGACCACCCCGAGCTGCCCTTCTCCACCGGCAAGAAGACGGTCCGGGACAAGCAGAGCGGCAAGATGCAGCCGCCCCAGGACCTGCTCGACAAGCAGTCCAGCCGGGACGAGCGGCGAGCGCGGGCCATGAAGATCCCCTTCTCCAACGAGAAGATCATCAACCTGCCCGTGGAGGAGTTCAACGAGCTCATAGCCAAGCACCACCTGAGCGAGGCGCAGCTGGCGCTCATCCGCGACATCCGCCGGCGCGGCAAGAACAAGATGGCGGCCCAGAACTGCCGCAAGCGCAAGCTGGACACCATCCTGAACCTGGAGCAGGGCGTGCACGAGCTGCGGCGCGACAAGACGCGGCTGCAGAAGGAGCAGATGGAGTGCGTCAGCTCCCTCCGGCAGATGAAGCAGAAGATGCAGAGCCTCTCCCAGGTGGTGTTCGCCCAGTTGCGAGACGAGGAGGGCCGGCCCTACCCCCCCAGCGAGTACTCCCTGCAGTACGGCGCCGACGGCAGCGTGCTCATCATGCCGCGCAGCATCGCCGCCGCCCAGCCCAACCGGAAGCCCgagaaaaaacaaaaggacAAGAAAAAGTGA
- the LOC130370921 gene encoding endoplasmic reticulum membrane sensor NFE2L1-like isoform X3: MLYLKKYFTEGLIQFTILLSLIGVRVDVDSYLSNQLPPLREIILGPTSAYTQTQFHNLRNTLDGYGIHPKSVDLDQFFTTRRLLNQVRQLDRLSVPSTELNAWLVHRDQETVVSAASQSSPSITLDNGAGLEDLSSPDVTPAMRGGGGAPESTYNPIAADSSLGAVAPEHSQEQGTRDGNDDLTKEDIDLIDILWRQDIDLGAGREVFNYSHRQKDSEEEKPRPEESKEGREAQESWRNGVNLQEASPVDGETGESIPEQFPAPVVAPEIGTANEEAPSTSQGLPLAPPLAPLLAPPLAPPLAPPLPHAEPQLDLEQQWQDIMAIMELQVLAMEVNSNSVDTSPSSSSSPEAAASEPTPMATFGPYSRSTLINQDVSLHQASLPSCSQDFPPLFTPQLDATSSAPRPTMLRLSSSNSSNINSSFGATNLTGLFLPPLINGTNNVTSTPVLPDPFSTLLEDSMLDEISLLDLAMEEGFSQAQTSQLEDELDSDSGLSLDSSHSPASPSSSETSCSSAASSSSTSATFSEEGAVGYSTDSEAATAETDEGAVGGYQPGYSKLCRMSYQEFQGLPQLDNISHNHTYNLPLSSPFSDHPELPFSTGKKTVRDKQSGKMQPPQDLLDKQSSRDERRARAMKIPFSNEKIINLPVEEFNELIAKHHLSEAQLALIRDIRRRGKNKMAAQNCRKRKLDTILNLEQGVHELRRDKTRLQKEQMECVSSLRQMKQKMQSLSQVVFAQLRDEEGRPYPPSEYSLQYGADGSVLIMPRSIAAAQPNRKPEKKQKDKKK, encoded by the exons ATGCTTTACTTGAAAAAGTACTTCACAGAGGGCCTGATTCAGTTCACCATCCTTCTGAGTCTCATTGGGGTGCGTGTGGACGTTGACTCCTACCTGAGCAACCAGCTACCCCCTCTGAGGGAGATCATCCTGGGCCCCACCTCCGCCTACACCCAGACCCAGTTCCACAACCTGCGCAACACGCTGGACGGCTATGGCATCCACCCAAAGAGTGTGGACCTGGACCAGTTCTTCACCACCCGCCGGCTACTGAACCAGGTGCGCCAGCTGGACCGCCTCTCTGTGCCCAGCACCGAGCTCAACGCCTGGCTCGTGCACCGCGACCAAGAGACTGTGGTATCTGCCGCCAGCCAGTCGAGCCCCAGTATCACCCTGGACAATGGGGCCGGCCTGGAGGACCTGAGCAGCCCTGACGTTACCCCGGCcatgaggggaggaggtggggcacCTGAATCCACTTACAACCCAATCGCAGCGGACAGCAGTCTGGGGGCCGTGGCCCCTGAGCACTCCCAGGAACAGGGCACCCGGGACGGCAACGATGACCTCACAAAAGAG GACATTGATTTGATTGACATCCTGTGGAGGCAGGACATTGACCTTGGTGCAGGTCGAGAAGTGTTTAACTACAGCCACCGGCAGaaagacagtgaggaggagaagcccCGCCCGGAGGAGAGCAAAGAAGGCCGTGAGGCCCAGGAGAGCTGGAGGAATGGGGTGAACCTGCAGGAGGCCTCGCCCGTGGACGGGGAGACCGGGGAGAGCATCCCCGAGCAG TTTCCCGCACCGGTTGTCGCCCCAGAGATCGGGACAGCCAATGAAGAGGCTCCCTCAACGTCACAGGGTttgcccctggctcctcccctggctcctctcctggctcctcccctggctcctcccctagcTCCTCCCCTGCCCCATGCTGAGCCACAGCTGGACCTTGAGCAGCAGTGGCAGGACATCATGGCCATCATGGAGCTCCAGGTATTG GCAATGGAGGTGAACAGCAACTCGGTGGACACCAgccccagcagctccagcagcccCGAGGCAGCGGCCTCAGAGCCCACCCCGATGGCAACCTTCGGCCCGTACTCCCGCTCCACCTTGATAAACCAGGATGTGAGCCTTCACCAGGCCTCTCTGCCCAGCTGCAGCCAGGACTTCCCCCCGCTCTTCACCCCCCAGCTGGACGCGACCAGCAGCGCCCCGAGGCCCACCATGCTCCggctgtcctccagcaactCATCCAACATCAACTCCTCCTTCGGAGCCACCAACCTCACTGGGCTCTTTCTCCCGCCTCTCATAAACGGCACTAATAACGTCACCTCCACTCCCGTGCTGCCCGATCCGTTCAGCACCCTACTAGAAGACTCCATGCTGGATGAGATCAGCCTGCTGGACCTCGCCATGGAAGAGGGCTTCAGCCAGGCCCAGACCTCCCAGCTCGAGGACGAGCTGGACTCTGATTCGGGTCTGTCCCTGGACTCTAGCCACAGCCCGGCATCGCCGAGCAGCTCGGAGACCTCGtgctcctccgccgcctcctcctcctccacctcggccACCTTCTCAGAGGAGGGCGCTGTGGGCTACAGCACCGACTCCGAGGCCGCCACTGCCGAGACGGACGAGGGCGCCGTCGGGGGATACCAGCCCGGCTACAGCAAGCTCTGCCGGATGAGCTACCAGGAGTTCCAAGGCCTGCCGCAGCTCGACAACATCAGCCACAACCACACCTACAACCTGCCGCTCTCCTCGCCGTTCTCCGACCACCCCGAGCTGCCCTTCTCCACCGGCAAGAAGACGGTCCGGGACAAGCAGAGCGGCAAGATGCAGCCGCCCCAGGACCTGCTCGACAAGCAGTCCAGCCGGGACGAGCGGCGAGCGCGGGCCATGAAGATCCCCTTCTCCAACGAGAAGATCATCAACCTGCCCGTGGAGGAGTTCAACGAGCTCATAGCCAAGCACCACCTGAGCGAGGCGCAGCTGGCGCTCATCCGCGACATCCGCCGGCGCGGCAAGAACAAGATGGCGGCCCAGAACTGCCGCAAGCGCAAGCTGGACACCATCCTGAACCTGGAGCAGGGCGTGCACGAGCTGCGGCGCGACAAGACGCGGCTGCAGAAGGAGCAGATGGAGTGCGTCAGCTCCCTCCGGCAGATGAAGCAGAAGATGCAGAGCCTCTCCCAGGTGGTGTTCGCCCAGTTGCGAGACGAGGAGGGCCGGCCCTACCCCCCCAGCGAGTACTCCCTGCAGTACGGCGCCGACGGCAGCGTGCTCATCATGCCGCGCAGCATCGCCGCCGCCCAGCCCAACCGGAAGCCCgagaaaaaacaaaaggacAAGAAAAAGTGA